Proteins co-encoded in one Balearica regulorum gibbericeps isolate bBalReg1 chromosome 24, bBalReg1.pri, whole genome shotgun sequence genomic window:
- the SAMD14 gene encoding sterile alpha motif domain-containing protein 14 isoform X1, whose product MSVSKLQDADEVFDFTAVVPETPRLDSSLQKARARLLAKGRRHRPSRSRLRDSASSTEGDEGPEAVGAEGDGGPPAPSPFSRGAEFSFEAGAVRRALGDPPAPSPPLSRYRPLTNASSQEGLAGTPSPKSCHSSDSSPGFARRDARPQRHSEDDSRDMSPPEPASPTVGLDKKTRRKFLDLGVTLRRASSSKSRKEKGSNRLSMGSREAAEGPGRPSGSPFLPFSWFSDGARGSASPGPASPAGSPRHEGLSPAKSASQDSTLSEDSPPPSASPRLPGPAVTKCSYPYHTLSQSSDEFLDEPPGAAAGWTCRQVGQWLESLNLERYVEEFSAHGVDGPRLLHLDGAKLKALGVGSSQDRAVLKRKLKELSLAMEKERKAQEKAEKQREKQKKRDQEQRRS is encoded by the exons ATGTCGGTCTCTAAACTGCAGGACGCGGATGAGGTTTTCG ATTTTACCGCTGTGGTTCCAGAGACGCCGCGCCTGGACAGCAGTCTGCAGAAGGCCCGAGCGCGGCTCCTAGCCAAGGGCCGCCGGCACCGGCCGTCCCGCTCCCGCCTGCGCGACAGCGCCAGCTCCACCGAGGGCGACGAGGGGCCCGAGGCCGTG GGAGCGGAGGGCGATGgcggccccccggccccctcgCCCTTCTCCCGCGGCGCCGAGTTCTCCTTCGAGGCGGGGGCGGTGCGGCGGGCGCTGGGGGACCCCCCGGCCCCCTCGCCCCCCCTCAGCCGCTACCGGCCCCTCACCAACGCCTCGTCCCAGGAGGGGCTGGCGGGCACCCCCTCGCCCAAGTCCTGCCACAGCTCCGACAGCTCGCCCGGCTTCGCCCGCCGAGACGCCCGGCCCCAGCGGCACAGCGAAG acGACAGCCGGGACATGAGCCCCCCCGAGCCAGCCAGCCCCACCGTGGGGCTCGATAAGAAAACGCGGAGGAAGTTCTTGGATTTGGG GGTGACCCTGCGCCGGGCGTCCTCCAGCAAGAGCCGGAAGGAGAAGGGCAGCAACCGCCTGTCCATGGGCAGCAG GGAGGCGGCGGAGGGTCCCGGCCGCCCCTCGGGGTCACccttcctgcccttctcctgGTTCTCGGACGGCGCCAGGGGCTCGGCCTCTCCCGGCCCCGCATCACCCGCCGGCTCCCCGCGGCACGAGGGGCTCAGCCCCGCCAAATCCGCCTCCCAG gaCTCGACGCTGAGTGAGGACTCCCCACCGCCCAGCGCCAGCCCCCgcctgcccggccccgccgtCACCAAGTGCTCCTACCCCTACCACACCCTGTCACAGTCCTCGGACGAG TTCCTGGATGAGCCCCCCGGCGCGGCCGCGGGCTGGACGTGCCGGCAGGTGGGACAGTGGCTGGAGAGCCTCAACCTGGAGCGGTACGTAGAGGAGTTCTCGGCCCACGGCGTCGACGGTCCACGGCTGCTGCACCTCGACGGTGCCAAGCTTAAG GCGCTGGGCGTGGGCAGCTCGCAGGATCGCGCGGTGCTGAAGCGGAAGCTGAAGGAGCTGAGCCTGGCCATGGAGAAGGAGCGCAAGGCCCAGGAGAAGGCGGAGAAGCAGCgggagaagcagaagaagagGGACCAGGAGCAGCGGCGGAGCTAA
- the SAMD14 gene encoding sterile alpha motif domain-containing protein 14 isoform X2 — protein MSVSKLQDADEVFETPRLDSSLQKARARLLAKGRRHRPSRSRLRDSASSTEGDEGPEAVGAEGDGGPPAPSPFSRGAEFSFEAGAVRRALGDPPAPSPPLSRYRPLTNASSQEGLAGTPSPKSCHSSDSSPGFARRDARPQRHSEDDSRDMSPPEPASPTVGLDKKTRRKFLDLGVTLRRASSSKSRKEKGSNRLSMGSREAAEGPGRPSGSPFLPFSWFSDGARGSASPGPASPAGSPRHEGLSPAKSASQDSTLSEDSPPPSASPRLPGPAVTKCSYPYHTLSQSSDEFLDEPPGAAAGWTCRQVGQWLESLNLERYVEEFSAHGVDGPRLLHLDGAKLKALGVGSSQDRAVLKRKLKELSLAMEKERKAQEKAEKQREKQKKRDQEQRRS, from the exons ATGTCGGTCTCTAAACTGCAGGACGCGGATGAGGTTTTCG AGACGCCGCGCCTGGACAGCAGTCTGCAGAAGGCCCGAGCGCGGCTCCTAGCCAAGGGCCGCCGGCACCGGCCGTCCCGCTCCCGCCTGCGCGACAGCGCCAGCTCCACCGAGGGCGACGAGGGGCCCGAGGCCGTG GGAGCGGAGGGCGATGgcggccccccggccccctcgCCCTTCTCCCGCGGCGCCGAGTTCTCCTTCGAGGCGGGGGCGGTGCGGCGGGCGCTGGGGGACCCCCCGGCCCCCTCGCCCCCCCTCAGCCGCTACCGGCCCCTCACCAACGCCTCGTCCCAGGAGGGGCTGGCGGGCACCCCCTCGCCCAAGTCCTGCCACAGCTCCGACAGCTCGCCCGGCTTCGCCCGCCGAGACGCCCGGCCCCAGCGGCACAGCGAAG acGACAGCCGGGACATGAGCCCCCCCGAGCCAGCCAGCCCCACCGTGGGGCTCGATAAGAAAACGCGGAGGAAGTTCTTGGATTTGGG GGTGACCCTGCGCCGGGCGTCCTCCAGCAAGAGCCGGAAGGAGAAGGGCAGCAACCGCCTGTCCATGGGCAGCAG GGAGGCGGCGGAGGGTCCCGGCCGCCCCTCGGGGTCACccttcctgcccttctcctgGTTCTCGGACGGCGCCAGGGGCTCGGCCTCTCCCGGCCCCGCATCACCCGCCGGCTCCCCGCGGCACGAGGGGCTCAGCCCCGCCAAATCCGCCTCCCAG gaCTCGACGCTGAGTGAGGACTCCCCACCGCCCAGCGCCAGCCCCCgcctgcccggccccgccgtCACCAAGTGCTCCTACCCCTACCACACCCTGTCACAGTCCTCGGACGAG TTCCTGGATGAGCCCCCCGGCGCGGCCGCGGGCTGGACGTGCCGGCAGGTGGGACAGTGGCTGGAGAGCCTCAACCTGGAGCGGTACGTAGAGGAGTTCTCGGCCCACGGCGTCGACGGTCCACGGCTGCTGCACCTCGACGGTGCCAAGCTTAAG GCGCTGGGCGTGGGCAGCTCGCAGGATCGCGCGGTGCTGAAGCGGAAGCTGAAGGAGCTGAGCCTGGCCATGGAGAAGGAGCGCAAGGCCCAGGAGAAGGCGGAGAAGCAGCgggagaagcagaagaagagGGACCAGGAGCAGCGGCGGAGCTAA
- the SAMD14 gene encoding sterile alpha motif domain-containing protein 14 isoform X3 — protein MSVSKLQDADEVFDFTAVVPETPRLDSSLQKARARLLAKGRRHRPSRSRLRDSASSTEGDEGPEAVEGLAGTPSPKSCHSSDSSPGFARRDARPQRHSEDDSRDMSPPEPASPTVGLDKKTRRKFLDLGVTLRRASSSKSRKEKGSNRLSMGSREAAEGPGRPSGSPFLPFSWFSDGARGSASPGPASPAGSPRHEGLSPAKSASQDSTLSEDSPPPSASPRLPGPAVTKCSYPYHTLSQSSDEFLDEPPGAAAGWTCRQVGQWLESLNLERYVEEFSAHGVDGPRLLHLDGAKLKALGVGSSQDRAVLKRKLKELSLAMEKERKAQEKAEKQREKQKKRDQEQRRS, from the exons ATGTCGGTCTCTAAACTGCAGGACGCGGATGAGGTTTTCG ATTTTACCGCTGTGGTTCCAGAGACGCCGCGCCTGGACAGCAGTCTGCAGAAGGCCCGAGCGCGGCTCCTAGCCAAGGGCCGCCGGCACCGGCCGTCCCGCTCCCGCCTGCGCGACAGCGCCAGCTCCACCGAGGGCGACGAGGGGCCCGAGGCCGTG GAGGGGCTGGCGGGCACCCCCTCGCCCAAGTCCTGCCACAGCTCCGACAGCTCGCCCGGCTTCGCCCGCCGAGACGCCCGGCCCCAGCGGCACAGCGAAG acGACAGCCGGGACATGAGCCCCCCCGAGCCAGCCAGCCCCACCGTGGGGCTCGATAAGAAAACGCGGAGGAAGTTCTTGGATTTGGG GGTGACCCTGCGCCGGGCGTCCTCCAGCAAGAGCCGGAAGGAGAAGGGCAGCAACCGCCTGTCCATGGGCAGCAG GGAGGCGGCGGAGGGTCCCGGCCGCCCCTCGGGGTCACccttcctgcccttctcctgGTTCTCGGACGGCGCCAGGGGCTCGGCCTCTCCCGGCCCCGCATCACCCGCCGGCTCCCCGCGGCACGAGGGGCTCAGCCCCGCCAAATCCGCCTCCCAG gaCTCGACGCTGAGTGAGGACTCCCCACCGCCCAGCGCCAGCCCCCgcctgcccggccccgccgtCACCAAGTGCTCCTACCCCTACCACACCCTGTCACAGTCCTCGGACGAG TTCCTGGATGAGCCCCCCGGCGCGGCCGCGGGCTGGACGTGCCGGCAGGTGGGACAGTGGCTGGAGAGCCTCAACCTGGAGCGGTACGTAGAGGAGTTCTCGGCCCACGGCGTCGACGGTCCACGGCTGCTGCACCTCGACGGTGCCAAGCTTAAG GCGCTGGGCGTGGGCAGCTCGCAGGATCGCGCGGTGCTGAAGCGGAAGCTGAAGGAGCTGAGCCTGGCCATGGAGAAGGAGCGCAAGGCCCAGGAGAAGGCGGAGAAGCAGCgggagaagcagaagaagagGGACCAGGAGCAGCGGCGGAGCTAA